From one Streptomyces sp. R41 genomic stretch:
- a CDS encoding DeoR/GlpR family DNA-binding transcription regulator has protein sequence MLAERRHQLILRALRSGGPAAVTDLSEQLGVSPATVRRDLLKLEEEGLLTRVHGGAVVDEGDQPFAEVAEVRVPEKDAIAAKAASLIEDGQSVLLDIGTTAYRLARQLHGRRITVITSNLVVYEELVDDEGIELVLLGGMVRREYRSLVGFLTEDNLRQLHADWLFLGTSGIRPGGQVMDTTVVEVPVKRAMIKAGERVVLLADRAKFPGTGMAKVCGPEDLDVVVTNAPVDAATRASLEEAGVQVVVA, from the coding sequence GTGCTGGCAGAGCGACGACATCAACTCATCCTGCGGGCCCTGCGCTCCGGCGGTCCCGCGGCCGTGACCGATCTCTCCGAACAACTGGGTGTGAGCCCGGCCACGGTCCGCCGTGACCTGTTGAAACTGGAGGAGGAGGGACTGCTGACGCGGGTGCACGGCGGCGCGGTCGTGGACGAGGGCGACCAGCCCTTCGCCGAGGTCGCCGAGGTGCGCGTGCCCGAGAAGGACGCCATAGCCGCGAAGGCCGCCTCACTGATCGAGGACGGTCAGTCCGTCCTCCTCGACATCGGCACCACCGCGTACCGGCTGGCCCGGCAGCTGCACGGCCGCCGGATCACCGTGATCACCAGCAACCTGGTGGTCTACGAGGAACTCGTGGACGACGAGGGCATAGAGCTGGTGCTGCTCGGCGGGATGGTCCGCCGCGAGTACCGCTCCCTGGTCGGCTTCCTCACCGAGGACAATCTGCGTCAACTGCACGCCGACTGGCTCTTCCTCGGCACCAGCGGGATCCGGCCGGGCGGCCAGGTGATGGACACGACGGTCGTCGAGGTGCCGGTCAAGCGCGCCATGATCAAGGCCGGCGAGCGGGTGGTTCTGCTCGCCGACCGGGCGAAGTTCCCGGGGACGGGGATGGCGAAGGTCTGCGGCCCCGAGGATCTGGACGTGGTGGTGACGAACGCGCCGGTGGACGCGGCGACGCGGGCTTCCTTGGAAGAAGCGGGCGTGCAGGTGGTCGTGGCGTGA